In Pan troglodytes isolate AG18354 chromosome 21, NHGRI_mPanTro3-v2.0_pri, whole genome shotgun sequence, one genomic interval encodes:
- the LOC104003611 gene encoding cholinephosphotransferase 1-like, with the protein MAKRWKQPKRLSAGEWDYTIPILEIKLKILPVLGFLGGVIFSCSNYFHVILHGGVGKNGSTIAGTSVLSPGLHIGLIIILAIMIYKKSATDVFEKHPCLYTLMFGCVFAKVSQKLVIAHMTKSELYLQDTVFLGPGLLFLDQYFNNFIDEYVVLWMAMVISSFDMVIYFSALCLQISRHLHLNIFKTACHQAPEQVQVLSSKSHQNNMD; encoded by the exons atggccaaaaggtggaaacaacccaaacgtcTATCAGCTGGTGAATGG GACTATACGATTCctattctagaaataaaattgaagatCCTTCCAGTTCTTGGATTTCTAGGTGGAGTAATATTTTCCTGttcaaattatttccatgttatccTCCATGGTGGTGTTGGCAAGAATGGATCCACTATAGCAGGCACCAGTGTCTTGTCACCTGGACTCCACATAGGACTAATTATTATACTGGCAATAATGATCTATAAAAAGTCAGCAACTGATGTGTTTGAAAAGCATCCTTGTCTTTATACCCTAATGTTTGGATGTGTCTTTGCTAAAGTCTCACAAAAATTAGTGATAGCTCACATGACCAAAAGTGAACTATATCTTCAAGACACTGTCTTTTTGGGGCCCGGTCTTTTGTTTTTAGACCAgtactttaataattttatagaCGAATATGTTGTTCTATGGATGGCAATGGTGATTTCTTCATTTGATATGGTGATATACTTTAGTGCTTTGTGCCTGCAAATTTCAAGACACCTTCATCTAAATATATTCAAGACTGCATGTCATCAAGCACCTGAACAGGTTCAAGTTCTTTCTTCAAAGAGTCATCAGAATAACATGGATTGA